The proteins below come from a single Rosa rugosa chromosome 2, drRosRugo1.1, whole genome shotgun sequence genomic window:
- the LOC133730615 gene encoding uncharacterized protein LOC133730615 — translation MSSKTAKLMRWHGEERTDDGVFRHPADSLAWKDFDQKHTNFLGDIRNVRLGLASDGFNPFRSMNIVHSTWPIILGPYNLPPMMCMKQPFIFLYVLIDGPKAPGDKIDVYMQPLIEELKELYEDGAETFDAFSNEMFQMHAALLWTINDFPAYANLSGWSTKGEFACPSCNSESGYQRLKFGQKASYMTHRRWLPYDHKYRADLRSFNGNTEYRSKPKTLSGVDLLAQLESNGVLTKYKREDLEQRKVIGVQKLDNDPLKKKKHNWKKKSIFYELPYWKDNLIRHNLDVMHIENNICDNVLFSILGVAGKSKDNLNSRRDMELMGIRQQYHLKRRESGTEYVDPAEFEMNNKGKDMFLSALSGSRMPDGAASNIARRVHLQDRSIGGLKSHDNHILLQQLIPLFIRSSLPKNVVQALIDLGRFFKQLCSMDNCVADLEKARARIVLTLCELEKIFPSSFFDIMEHLPIHLADEAFIAGAVIFRWMYPIERYLLTLKEYVRNRACPEASMAKGYLMEECMNFCT, via the coding sequence ATGTCTTCAAAAACAGCGAAGCTTATGAGATGGCATGGAGAGGAAAGAACTGATGATGGTGTGTTTAGGCATCCTGCAGACTCTCTTGCATGGAAAGATTTTGACCAAAAACACACAAATTTTTTGGGAGACATTCGCAATGTAAGGCTTGGGTTAGCATCAGATGGATTCAACCCATTTAGGTCTATGAATATAGTTCATAGTACCTGGCCTATCATATTGGGGCCCTACAATTTACCACCTATGATGTGCATGAAGCAGCCCTTTATATTTCTATATGTTCTTATTGATGGTCCTAAGGCACCCGGTGATAAAATTGATGTCTACATGCAGCCACTCATTGAAGAATTGAAGGAATTGTATGAAGATGGTGCAGAAACATTTGATGCATTCAGCAATGAAATGTTTCAAATGCATGCTGCATTGTTGTGGACGATTAATGACTTTCCTGCCTATGCTAACTTGTCGGGGTGGAGTACAAAAGGTGAATTTGCTTGCCCATCATGCAACTCCGAAAGTGGTTACCAGAGGTTGAAATTTGGTCAGAAAGCTTCATACATGACTCATCGACGGTGGTTACCCTATGATCACAAGTATCGAGCAGATCTAAGGTCATTTAATGGCAATACAGAATATAGAAGCAAGCCTAAAACATTATCTGGTGTTGATCTTCTTGCACAATTAGAATCAAATGGTGTTCTTACAAAGTACAAGCGGGAAGATCTGGAGCAAAGGAAGGTGATTGGGGTGCAAAAACTTGATAATGATcctttgaagaaaaagaagcataaTTGGAAGAAGAAAAGTATATTTTATGAGCTTCCATATTGGAAAGACAACCTGATACGTCACAACCTTGACGTGATGCATATAGAAAATAACATTTGTGACAATGTTCTTTTCTCGATATTAGGAGTTGCTGGAAAATCTAAGGACAACTTGAATTCTCGTCGTGATATGGAACTTATGGGAATTAGACAGCAGTATCATCTAAAGAGGAGAGAGTCAGGTACAGAGTATGTTGATCCagctgagtttgagatgaacaATAAGGGAAAAGATATGTTCCTTTCAGCCTTATCGGGATCAAGAATGCCAGATGGAGCTGCTTCCAATATTGCACGCCGAGTACATTTACAAGATCGTAGTATTGGAGGTCTTAAGAGCCATGATAACCATATTCTATTACAGCAACTTATTCCTTTATTTATACGAAGTTCTTTACCTAAGAATGTGGTTCAAGCATTAATTGATCTAGGCAGATTTTTTAAACAGTTATGCTCAATGGATAATTGTGTAGCAGATCTAGAAAAGGCTCGTGCTCGCATAGTGCTGACACTTTGTGAGCTTGAGAAGATATTTCCGTCATCATTCTTTGATATAATGGAGCATTTACCAATTCATTTAGCTGATGAAGCATTTATTGCTGGTGCTGTAATTTTTCGGTGGATGTATCCTATTGAAAGGTATCTATTGACCTTGAAAGAATATGTGCGAAACCGGGCTTGTCCTGAAGCTTCAATGGCTAAAGGTTACTTGATGGAAGAGTGCATGAACTTCTGTACTTAG
- the LOC133729171 gene encoding uncharacterized protein LOC133729171, which translates to MNVWKKARDQSKPEVVQVIEEYEKRLLLESEDQRNLKVVKDRIFHELIGEDGHGYCRTYGSGVPRRFIYPLAPSSYETTDDLIQKVTESVSKKFQDKLNMLQARIDFLENKEGRGTDQIGQVPDATSGHEIRRESIGEEGNPGSSRDRAMD; encoded by the exons ATGAATGTGTGGAAAAAAGCACGAGACCAGTCAAAACCGGAAGTGGTCCAAGTCATT gaagaatatgaaaaacGACTTTTATTAGAATCTGAGGACCAAAGGAACCTTAAGGTTGTTAAAGACCGGATATTTCATGAATTGATTGGAGAGGATGGCCATGGATATTGTCGCACCTATGGATCTGGAGTGCCTCGAAGATTTATCTACCCACTTGCACCAAGTTCCTATGAAACCACTGATGATCTAATACAAAAGGTAACAGAGTCTGTGTCAAAGAAGTTTCAGGATAAGCTTAATATGCTTCAAGCTCGAATTGATTTTCTGGAGAACAAAGAGGGGAGAGGCACAGACCAAATTGGACAG GTTCCAGATGCAACTAGTGGCCATGAAATTCGGAGGGAGTCTATAGGAGAAGAAGGGAATCCAGGTTCAAGCAGAGATAGAGCAATGGACTGA
- the LOC133731553 gene encoding uncharacterized protein LOC133731553: MEESNDVHSEENKTSFDNKKRVLKTPAQLMALEKFYNEHKYPTEEMKSQLAEELGLSEKQISGWFCHRRLKDKRLSRDETYANGRQDRSSGVIQDRASGLGQDSCGSTKHGEYRYVDPREVESRRLSGYDFPPADLTREHRIHYTERVSMDNTSSESSSSLQDRFLTQTEDPYDMETSRYVTDNGVFSPLNTKGAENMGYKPSGYLKVKGEIENAAITAVKRQLGRHFREDGPPLGVEFDPLPPGAFESPIMDPVQEPSIGGDAAGLDSPDTSGVKRQPSPSTRYEVYNSKLSSQGLYMHQENRGIMHGVDMVERKSRKQLRQKSTYLKDINSSAGKNSSLDMYDAFPGGMSAYNGNRKNRMSSKHGHRGRKIISETTEPWSNESDKVCSPNIGQRSDYFKSKALNSVVKHSETHDTERGLFTMIPREEKVDGECKAVKDYHNPLRATMTDEVAVGKQGRVNFPHQDYATSVPFSQIPERKNQIKGTAMEMPSSFSEDETAETNSSVD, translated from the exons ATGGAAG AGTCAAATGATGTTCATTCAGAGGAGAATAAAACTTCCTTTGATAATAAGAAAAGAGTACTCAAGACACCAGCCCAGCTTATGGCTTTGGAGAAATTTTATAATG AGCATAAGTATCCTACAGAGGAAATGAAATCACAACTCGCTGAGGAGTTGGGATTGTCAGAAAAGCAGATATCTGGATGGTTTTGCCACAGAAGGTTAAAAGACAAAAGATTGTCTAGAGATGAAACATATGCTAATGGACGGCAAGATCGTTCAAGTGGTGTTATTCAGGATCGCGCTAGTGGACTTGGGCAAGACTCATGTGGTAGCACTAAACATGGAGAGTACAGGTACGTTGATCCTAGGGAGGTTGAAAGTCGGAGGCTTTCTGGGTATGATTTCCCACCCGCAGATCTCACTCGTGAGCATCGGATTCATTATACAGAAAGAGTTAGCATGGATAATACATCTTCAGAAAGTAGCTCATCTTTACAAGATAGGTTTCTTACTCAAACTGAAGATCCATATGATATGGAAACATCTAGATACGTAACGGATAATGGGGTCTTTTCACCCTTAAATACGAAGGGCGCAGAAAACATGGGATATAAGCCCTCAGGGTATTTGAAAGTCAAAGGCGAAATAGAAAATGCTGCTATTACAGCTGTTAAGAGGCAACTTGGGAGGCATTTTCGGGAGGATGGTCCTCCATTAGGAGTAGAATTTGATCCACTTCCTCCTGGTGCATTTGAATCCCCGATTATGGATCCAGTGCAAG AACCATCAATTGGTGGGGATGCTGCTGGTCTTGATTCCCCTGACACATCTGGAGTAAAAAGGCAACCAAGTCCAAGCACT AGATATGAAGTATATAATTCCAAGTTGAGTTCCCAGGGTTTGTATATGCACCAGGAAAATCGTGGTATAATGCATGGGGTTGATATGGTGGAGAGGAAATCTCGCAAGCAATTGAGGCAAAAGTCCACTTATCTTAAAGATATCAATTCTTCTGCTGGCAAAAACTCTTCCTTGGATATGTATGATGCATTTCCTGGAGGAATGTCTGCTTATAATGGCAATAGGAAGAACAGAATGAGCTCTAAGCATGGCCACCGTGGTAGGAAAATCATTAGTGAGACAACAGAGCCATGGTCAAATGAGTCCGATAAAGTTTGTAGTCCCAACATTGGCCAAAGAAGCGATTACTTTAAGTCAAAGGCTTTAAATTCTGTAGTTAAGCATTCCGAAACTCATGACACAGAGAGAGGACTATTTACGATGATCCCACGG GAGGAGAAAGTTGATGGAGAATGTAAGGCAGTCAAAGATTATCACAATCCACTTAGAGCAACGATGACAGATGAAGTGGCG GTTGGAAAACAAGGCAGAGTTAATTTCCCTCACCAAGACTATGCAACAAGTGTGCCGTTTTCTCAAATTCCAGAGCGTAAAAATCAGATTAAAGG AACTGCCATGGAGATGCCATCTAGCTTCAGTGAGGATGAGACTGCAGAAACAAACTCTTCGGTTGATTGA